In Haloimpatiens massiliensis, the following are encoded in one genomic region:
- the lepA gene encoding translation elongation factor 4, with the protein MKGERQKYIRNFSIVAHIDHGKSTLADRLIEETGTLTRREMEEQVLDSMELERERGITIKSKAVRLVYKREDGKEYILNLIDTPGHVDFNYEVSRSLAACEGAILVVDATQGIQAQTLANCYLAVDHDLEVVPVINKADLPSARPDEVKEEIEDVIGIEAHDAPVVSAKTGLNIKDVLESIVEKVPAPNGDEEAPLKALVFDSYYDSYKGVVSFIRVMDGTIKQGTKMKFMSTGKEYEVTEVGIFAPNFYPVEELKAGEVGYFTASIKNVRDARVGDTVTEAKRPTEEALPGYRPAIPMVYSGIYPVDGAKYDELKEALEKLQINDAALLFEPETSIALGFGFRCGFLGLLHMEIMQERIEREFDLDIITTAPSVIYKVHKTDGTHMDITNPTNLPDPSEIKSMEEPIVKVSIITPSDFVGSIMELCQERRGNFINMEYIETTRVVLHYQLPLNEIIYDFFDVLKSRTKGYASLDYELDGYKETELVKLDILLNGDIVDALSMIVPKERAYNRGRNTAEKLKEIIPRQMFEIPIQAAVGSKIIARETVKALRKDVLAKCYGGDISRKRKLLEKQKKGKKRMRQVGSVEVPQEAFMSILKVD; encoded by the coding sequence ATGAAGGGTGAAAGACAAAAGTACATAAGAAACTTTTCTATAGTAGCACATATAGACCATGGTAAGTCTACCCTTGCGGATAGATTGATAGAAGAAACTGGCACATTGACTCGTAGAGAAATGGAAGAACAGGTTCTTGATAGTATGGAATTAGAGAGAGAAAGAGGAATAACTATAAAGTCTAAGGCAGTGAGACTTGTATATAAAAGAGAAGATGGAAAAGAATACATATTAAATTTAATAGATACCCCAGGACATGTAGACTTCAATTATGAGGTTTCAAGAAGTTTAGCAGCCTGTGAAGGAGCTATTTTAGTGGTAGATGCCACTCAAGGTATTCAGGCTCAAACATTGGCTAATTGTTATCTAGCAGTAGATCATGACTTAGAAGTAGTTCCCGTAATAAATAAGGCTGATTTACCTAGTGCAAGACCGGATGAAGTGAAAGAAGAAATTGAAGATGTAATAGGTATAGAAGCTCATGATGCACCAGTTGTATCAGCTAAAACAGGACTTAATATAAAAGATGTTTTAGAATCTATAGTAGAAAAGGTTCCAGCACCTAATGGAGATGAAGAAGCTCCTTTAAAGGCATTGGTATTTGATTCCTATTATGATAGTTATAAAGGTGTTGTTTCATTTATAAGAGTTATGGATGGAACAATAAAACAAGGAACTAAGATGAAGTTTATGTCTACTGGAAAAGAATATGAAGTAACAGAAGTAGGAATTTTTGCTCCTAACTTTTATCCTGTAGAAGAATTAAAAGCTGGAGAGGTTGGTTACTTTACAGCATCTATTAAAAATGTAAGAGATGCTCGAGTTGGTGATACAGTTACAGAAGCTAAAAGGCCTACTGAAGAGGCGCTTCCAGGATATAGACCAGCCATACCAATGGTATATAGTGGAATTTATCCTGTGGATGGAGCTAAATATGATGAATTAAAAGAGGCTTTAGAGAAATTACAAATAAATGATGCAGCTCTTTTATTTGAACCAGAAACATCTATAGCACTTGGTTTTGGATTTAGATGTGGATTTTTAGGACTTTTGCATATGGAAATTATGCAGGAGAGAATTGAGAGAGAATTTGATTTAGACATAATAACTACAGCACCTTCTGTTATTTATAAGGTTCATAAAACTGATGGAACTCATATGGATATAACTAATCCAACTAATTTACCAGACCCATCAGAAATTAAATCTATGGAGGAACCTATAGTAAAAGTTTCTATAATAACACCTTCAGATTTTGTGGGTTCCATAATGGAATTATGTCAAGAAAGAAGAGGAAATTTCATAAACATGGAATACATAGAAACTACCAGAGTAGTTCTTCATTATCAATTACCTCTTAATGAAATAATTTATGATTTCTTTGATGTATTAAAATCAAGAACTAAGGGATATGCATCTTTAGATTATGAATTAGATGGATATAAGGAAACGGAATTAGTAAAACTGGATATACTTTTAAATGGAGATATAGTTGATGCACTTTCTATGATAGTTCCAAAGGAAAGGGCATATAACAGAGGAAGAAACACTGCTGAAAAATTAAAGGAAATTATTCCAAGACAAATGTTCGAAATTCCAATACAGGCAGCGGTGGGTTCTAAAATAATTGCAAGAGAAACTGTAAAAGCTTTAAGAAAAGACGTACTTGCTAAATGTTATGGTGGAGATATTTCTAGAAAGAGAAAACTTCTAGAGAAACAGAAAAAAGGTAAGAAGAGAATGAGGCAGGTAGGTTCTGTAGAAGTTCCACAAGAGGCATTTATGTCTATACTTAAGGTTGACTAG
- the hemW gene encoding radical SAM family heme chaperone HemW produces MSKAVGLYIHIPFCKQKCFYCDFPSFSGKESLMMNYAKALSKEISGIKNEIDTIFVGGGTPTYLSLEAWKIIKKALDGLYKKKDLEFTIEGNPGTFTEEKLKFFKEMGVNRISIGLQAWQDDILKTLGRIHDLDDFRKSYKMARSCGFKNINVDLMFGLPNQTLGKWKETLKNVIHMEPQHLSCYSLIVEEGTVFYKNLEKLSLPSEEEERSMYIETIEFLRENGYEQYEISNFSKEGRQCRHNLIYWNLEDYIGCGSGAHSYLNSERYCNVEDICKYIKLMEKSNSAQIERHKNTSKEDMEEYIFMGLRKIEGISKKEFKEKFNRDIYIIYGDIINKYKAMNLIIENEDRMFLSTEGIQVSNVIMSDFILD; encoded by the coding sequence GTGAGTAAAGCGGTGGGATTATATATTCATATTCCCTTTTGTAAACAGAAATGTTTTTACTGCGACTTTCCTTCTTTTAGTGGAAAAGAATCTCTTATGATGAATTACGCTAAAGCCTTAAGTAAAGAGATAAGTGGAATTAAAAACGAAATAGATACCATATTTGTAGGTGGGGGAACTCCCACCTATTTATCTTTAGAGGCATGGAAAATTATAAAGAAGGCATTAGATGGTTTGTATAAGAAAAAAGATTTAGAGTTTACTATAGAAGGAAATCCGGGAACTTTCACAGAGGAAAAACTTAAGTTTTTTAAGGAAATGGGAGTAAATAGAATCAGTATTGGACTTCAAGCTTGGCAGGATGATATTTTAAAAACTTTAGGAAGAATTCATGACTTAGATGATTTTAGAAAAAGTTATAAAATGGCTAGAAGTTGTGGATTTAAAAACATAAATGTAGATTTAATGTTTGGGCTTCCTAATCAAACTTTAGGAAAGTGGAAAGAAACTTTAAAAAATGTTATACATATGGAGCCACAACATCTTTCTTGCTATAGTCTTATAGTAGAAGAAGGTACAGTTTTTTATAAGAATTTAGAAAAATTATCTTTACCTTCAGAAGAGGAAGAAAGAAGTATGTATATTGAAACAATAGAATTTTTAAGAGAAAATGGATATGAGCAATATGAAATATCTAATTTTTCTAAGGAAGGCAGGCAATGCAGACATAATTTAATTTATTGGAATTTAGAAGATTATATAGGTTGTGGTTCAGGTGCTCATTCATATTTAAATAGTGAAAGATATTGTAATGTGGAGGATATATGTAAGTATATTAAGCTTATGGAGAAAAGCAATAGTGCTCAGATAGAAAGGCATAAAAATACTTCAAAAGAAGATATGGAAGAATATATTTTTATGGGTCTTAGAAAAATAGAGGGTATTTCTAAAAAAGAATTTAAGGAAAAATTTAATAGAGATATTTATATTATATATGGAGATATTATAAATAAATATAAAGCTATGAATTTAATTATTGAAAATGAAGATAGAATGTTTTTATCTACAGAAGGTATACAGGTGTCTAATGTTATAATGAGTGATTTTATATTAGATTAG
- the hrcA gene encoding heat-inducible transcriptional repressor HrcA, with translation MNIDERKIKILQAIIHDYINTGEPVGSRTIAKKYDLGISSATIRNEMSDLEEMGYLEQLHSSSGRKPSDKGYRLYVDEFMQLPTISPEDEFAIQKSIMDLAIFQMDKTIQEITELLSQLTKLTCIIKAPSLRQSYIKHIQLTPIDNWNLLLTIVTDTALVKNAIVRLDIEIDDDWILKFNNYINEKLRYKTVEEFFHKIIYEIESELQNSYKVLEVIISTLAEALREIDDAQFYLGGATNIFNYQEYNDIDSARRFLNLLDDKEKVKLLLNEGLNPNEVSIKIGTENFIEGAEDCSVISAVYSINNRPLGAVAIIGPTRMHYPKVISILTEVIKTLNDNSSDNLHK, from the coding sequence ATGAATATAGATGAAAGAAAAATAAAAATACTTCAAGCTATAATTCACGACTATATAAACACAGGAGAACCTGTTGGATCAAGAACCATAGCGAAAAAATATGATTTGGGAATAAGCTCAGCAACTATAAGAAATGAAATGTCTGATTTAGAAGAAATGGGTTATTTAGAACAACTTCATAGCTCTTCTGGTAGAAAACCTTCAGATAAGGGATATAGATTATATGTAGATGAGTTTATGCAGTTACCTACAATATCACCTGAAGATGAATTTGCAATACAAAAAAGCATTATGGATTTAGCTATTTTTCAAATGGACAAAACTATTCAAGAAATTACAGAGTTATTATCACAGCTTACAAAGTTAACATGCATTATAAAGGCACCTTCTTTAAGGCAGAGTTATATAAAGCATATTCAGTTAACACCAATAGATAACTGGAATTTACTTTTAACTATTGTTACTGATACTGCTTTGGTGAAAAATGCAATAGTAAGATTAGATATAGAAATAGATGATGATTGGATTTTGAAATTTAATAATTATATTAATGAAAAGCTAAGATATAAAACTGTAGAAGAATTTTTTCATAAGATAATTTATGAAATAGAGAGTGAACTTCAAAATAGTTATAAAGTCCTAGAGGTTATTATAAGCACATTAGCGGAGGCTTTAAGAGAAATCGATGATGCTCAGTTTTATTTAGGAGGAGCTACGAACATATTTAATTATCAAGAATACAATGACATAGATAGTGCTAGAAGATTTTTAAATCTTTTAGATGACAAAGAAAAGGTAAAATTGTTATTAAATGAAGGACTTAACCCTAATGAAGTATCCATAAAGATAGGAACTGAAAATTTCATAGAAGGTGCAGAAGATTGTAGCGTTATATCTGCTGTCTATAGTATAAACAATAGGCCTTTAGGAGCTGTTGCCATTATAGGACCTACAAGAATGCACTATCCTAAGGTGATATCTATATTAACAGAAGTTATAAAAACTTTAAATGATAATTCTTCAGATAACCTTCATAAATAA
- the grpE gene encoding nucleotide exchange factor GrpE, translating to MTSEEKNLKEDLSDEEILEDKVAEKVENSDNKNISLDEEERNEKEDLIKKLKEDKENLEKENRCFKDEETKLNNENKALKDRLERIVSEYDNYRNRTSKEKEAIYDDACEDVLKHMLPVLDNLERAMEVEGCVEDIKKGIEMTIKQFKDSFEKIGVEEISTEEGFDPNFHNAVMHVEDNNYKEKEVVEVFQKGYKKGNKVLRYSMVKVAN from the coding sequence TTGACAAGTGAGGAAAAAAATTTAAAAGAAGATCTGAGTGATGAGGAAATATTAGAGGATAAGGTAGCAGAAAAAGTAGAAAACTCAGACAATAAAAATATTTCCCTAGATGAAGAAGAAAGAAATGAAAAAGAAGATTTAATAAAAAAATTGAAAGAAGACAAAGAAAATCTTGAAAAGGAAAATAGATGTTTTAAAGATGAAGAAACTAAATTAAACAATGAAAATAAAGCATTAAAAGATAGATTAGAAAGAATAGTTTCTGAGTATGATAACTATAGAAACAGAACATCTAAGGAAAAAGAAGCTATTTATGATGATGCTTGTGAAGATGTACTTAAGCACATGCTTCCTGTTTTAGATAACTTAGAGAGAGCTATGGAAGTAGAGGGATGTGTGGAAGACATTAAAAAAGGCATAGAAATGACTATAAAGCAATTTAAAGATAGTTTTGAGAAAATTGGTGTAGAAGAAATATCTACAGAAGAAGGTTTTGATCCTAACTTCCATAATGCAGTAATGCATGTGGAGGATAACAATTATAAAGAAAAAGAAGTAGTTGAAGTATTTCAAAAGGGATACAAAAAAGGAAATAAAGTTTTAAGATACAGTATGGTTAAAGTTGCAAACTAA
- the dnaK gene encoding molecular chaperone DnaK produces the protein MGKIIGIDLGTTNSCVAVMEGGEPVVIPNAEGARTTPSVVSFQKDDSRLVGQVAKRQAITNPDKTIISIKRHMGTDYRVSIDDKKYSPEEISAIVLQKMKADAEAYLGEKITQAVITVPAYFNDSQRQATKNAGKIAGLEVLRIINEPTAASLAYGLDKMDTNQKIFVYDLGGGTFDVSILELGDGVFEVKATNGNTKLGGDDFDNRIIDFIAENFKNENGIDLREDKMALQRLKEAAEKAKIELSSAMQTNINLPFITADATGPKHIDMDLTRAKFNELTADLVEASIEPMRKALSDSELSINDIDKIVLVGGSTRIPAVQEAVKNFTGKEPTKGVNPDECVALGAAIQAGVLSGDVKDVLLLDVTPLTLGIETLGGVATPLIERNTTIPTKKSQIFSTAADGQTSVEIHIVQGERKMSSDNKTLGRFQLSGIPAAPRGIPQIEVTFDIDANGILNVSAKDKGTGKEAKITITASTNLSQDEVEKAMKEAEQNAEADKNKKDLIEAKNNAEQVAYQTEKTLEELGDKVTDAEKSDIKAKVENLKKVKDTDDLEGIKKAQEELTTAFYAISSKMYEQQAGAQGAGPDMGGASAENANTKGSDDNVVDADYKVEDDK, from the coding sequence ATGGGAAAAATAATAGGAATTGACTTAGGAACAACAAACTCTTGTGTTGCAGTTATGGAAGGTGGAGAACCAGTTGTAATACCAAATGCAGAAGGTGCTAGAACAACACCATCAGTTGTATCATTTCAAAAGGATGACAGCAGACTTGTAGGTCAGGTTGCTAAAAGGCAAGCAATAACTAATCCAGATAAAACAATAATATCTATAAAGAGACACATGGGTACTGATTATAGAGTATCAATTGATGATAAGAAATATTCACCAGAAGAAATATCAGCAATAGTACTACAAAAAATGAAGGCTGATGCTGAAGCATATTTAGGAGAAAAGATAACTCAAGCAGTTATAACTGTTCCAGCTTACTTTAATGATAGCCAAAGACAGGCTACTAAAAATGCTGGTAAGATAGCTGGTCTTGAAGTTTTAAGAATAATAAATGAGCCAACAGCAGCTTCACTTGCTTATGGTCTTGATAAAATGGATACAAATCAAAAAATATTTGTATATGACTTAGGTGGAGGTACATTTGATGTATCTATACTAGAATTAGGCGATGGAGTATTTGAAGTTAAAGCAACTAATGGTAATACAAAATTAGGTGGAGATGACTTCGACAATAGAATAATAGATTTCATTGCAGAAAACTTTAAAAATGAAAATGGTATAGATTTAAGAGAAGATAAAATGGCACTTCAAAGATTAAAAGAAGCTGCTGAAAAAGCTAAAATAGAATTATCTTCAGCTATGCAAACAAATATTAACTTACCATTTATAACTGCAGATGCTACAGGCCCAAAACATATAGATATGGATTTAACAAGAGCTAAATTTAATGAATTAACTGCTGATTTAGTAGAAGCTAGTATAGAGCCTATGAGAAAAGCACTTAGTGACTCAGAACTTTCAATAAATGATATAGATAAAATAGTACTTGTAGGTGGTTCTACTAGAATTCCTGCAGTTCAGGAAGCAGTTAAGAATTTTACAGGAAAAGAGCCAACTAAAGGAGTTAACCCAGATGAATGTGTTGCACTAGGAGCAGCTATACAGGCTGGTGTACTTTCAGGAGATGTTAAGGATGTACTTCTTCTAGATGTTACTCCATTAACTTTAGGAATAGAAACATTAGGCGGAGTTGCAACTCCATTAATAGAAAGAAATACAACTATTCCAACTAAAAAGAGTCAAATATTCTCAACAGCAGCAGATGGTCAAACATCCGTTGAAATTCACATAGTTCAAGGTGAAAGAAAAATGTCTTCAGACAATAAGACTTTAGGAAGATTCCAACTTTCAGGAATACCAGCGGCTCCAAGAGGAATACCTCAAATAGAAGTTACATTTGATATAGATGCTAATGGTATATTAAATGTTTCAGCTAAGGATAAGGGAACAGGAAAAGAAGCAAAAATAACAATAACAGCTTCAACTAACCTTTCTCAAGACGAAGTTGAAAAAGCTATGAAAGAAGCAGAGCAAAATGCTGAAGCAGATAAGAATAAAAAGGATTTAATAGAAGCAAAAAATAATGCTGAACAAGTAGCTTACCAAACAGAAAAAACATTAGAAGAGCTTGGAGATAAAGTAACAGATGCTGAAAAATCAGACATAAAAGCTAAAGTAGAGAATTTAAAGAAAGTTAAAGATACAGATGATTTAGAAGGAATTAAAAAAGCACAAGAAGAATTAACAACAGCTTTCTATGCAATATCTTCTAAAATGTATGAGCAACAAGCTGGTGCTCAGGGCGCAGGTCCAGACATGGGTGGTGCTTCAGCAGAAAATGCAAATACTAAAGGATCAGATGACAATGTAGTAGATGCAGATTATAAAGTAGAAGACGATAAATAA
- the dnaJ gene encoding molecular chaperone DnaJ, whose translation MASKDYYEILGLQKGASDEEIKKAFRKMALKYHPDRNPDNKEAEEKFKEVNEAYQVLSDPNKRSQYDQFGTTDFNGGAGGFGGFDFSDFGGGGFGGFSDIFENIFGGGGGFSGRRRPNGPQRGADLEYTLRLKFDEAIFGVEKEISIDKNEKCEKCNGTGAKSGTSPVTCDKCGGSGQVKVQRNTPLGSFVSVGTCDKCGGQGTIIKEKCVHCGGKGTIRKRKKIKINIPAGVDTGNVLPIRGQGEPGKNGGPSGDLYVNIMVEPHPNFKREGINIYIDTHISFGKATLGAEIKVPTVDGSVKYKVPAGTQPGTVFRLKGKGVPRVNSKSRGDQYVKVVVDVPKNLNEAQKKAILDFMEASGEKYEGDKKESFVDKLKNSFK comes from the coding sequence TTGGCTAGTAAAGATTATTATGAAATCCTGGGACTGCAAAAGGGAGCCAGTGATGAGGAAATAAAAAAGGCTTTTAGAAAGATGGCGTTAAAATACCATCCAGATAGAAATCCAGACAATAAAGAAGCTGAAGAAAAGTTTAAAGAAGTAAACGAAGCATATCAAGTGCTTTCTGACCCTAATAAGAGAAGTCAATATGATCAATTTGGTACTACAGACTTTAATGGTGGTGCTGGAGGCTTTGGAGGATTTGATTTCTCAGACTTTGGCGGTGGAGGCTTTGGTGGATTTTCAGATATATTTGAAAACATCTTTGGAGGCGGAGGTGGCTTTTCTGGAAGAAGAAGGCCAAATGGACCTCAAAGAGGTGCTGATTTAGAATACACATTGAGGTTAAAATTCGACGAAGCTATTTTTGGAGTAGAAAAAGAAATTTCTATAGATAAAAATGAGAAATGTGAAAAGTGTAATGGTACAGGTGCAAAATCAGGTACTTCTCCAGTAACCTGTGACAAATGTGGTGGCTCTGGACAAGTGAAAGTTCAAAGAAATACTCCACTAGGAAGCTTTGTAAGCGTTGGAACTTGTGATAAGTGCGGAGGTCAAGGTACCATAATAAAAGAAAAGTGTGTTCATTGTGGCGGAAAAGGAACTATAAGAAAGAGAAAGAAAATAAAGATCAATATACCTGCAGGAGTAGATACTGGAAATGTACTTCCTATAAGGGGTCAGGGGGAGCCAGGAAAGAATGGAGGCCCTTCTGGAGATCTTTATGTAAATATAATGGTAGAACCACATCCAAACTTTAAAAGAGAGGGAATCAATATATATATAGATACACATATAAGCTTTGGAAAAGCTACTTTAGGAGCAGAAATAAAAGTTCCTACAGTGGATGGGTCTGTAAAATACAAAGTGCCAGCTGGAACTCAACCGGGTACAGTATTTAGACTTAAAGGGAAAGGTGTTCCTAGAGTAAATAGTAAGTCTAGAGGAGACCAATATGTGAAGGTCGTAGTAGATGTACCTAAGAATTTAAATGAGGCACAGAAGAAGGCTATTTTAGACTTTATGGAAGCTAGTGGTGAAAAATACGAAGGTGACAAAAAAGAGTCTTTTGTAGATAAATTAAAAAACTCATTTAAATAA
- the prmA gene encoding 50S ribosomal protein L11 methyltransferase, producing the protein MVDKEWIEVTVITSSEAVEAVSGILYNTGVKGVAIQDSQDVEFKKKHPGDWDYFDEKLLDIEDGAVIKGYYKEDEKFQSYIKYIEEGVNSLEEFGIDKGKGIVVYNKVNEQDWENNWKKYYKPTKVGNKIVVKPIWEEYSKKDDEIILELDPGMAFGTGTHETTRMCIKALEKYVKDDSTVFDIGTGSGILSIAAAKLKAKKVIGVDLDPVAVDSAKQNVGFNKLNNIEILHGNLMEVVKGKADIVIANIIADIILFLTKDVKNFIKEDGYFISSGIILDRKDDVVKCLEENGFTIEELNIDGEWCCIVAKEGKN; encoded by the coding sequence ATGGTAGATAAAGAATGGATTGAAGTTACAGTTATAACTAGTAGTGAGGCTGTAGAAGCAGTTTCAGGTATTTTATATAATACAGGAGTTAAAGGTGTAGCTATACAGGATTCCCAAGATGTAGAGTTTAAAAAGAAACACCCAGGAGATTGGGATTATTTTGATGAAAAACTTTTAGATATAGAGGACGGAGCAGTAATAAAAGGATACTATAAGGAAGATGAAAAATTCCAATCCTACATTAAGTACATAGAAGAAGGAGTAAATTCCTTAGAAGAATTTGGTATAGATAAAGGTAAAGGAATTGTTGTATATAATAAAGTAAATGAACAGGATTGGGAAAATAACTGGAAAAAGTATTATAAACCTACAAAAGTGGGAAATAAAATAGTAGTAAAACCCATTTGGGAAGAGTATAGTAAAAAAGATGATGAAATAATTTTAGAATTAGATCCGGGAATGGCTTTCGGAACAGGAACTCATGAAACTACTAGAATGTGTATAAAAGCTTTAGAAAAGTATGTGAAAGACGATTCTACAGTATTTGATATAGGAACAGGTTCAGGAATATTATCTATAGCAGCAGCAAAGCTAAAGGCTAAAAAGGTAATAGGCGTAGATTTAGATCCTGTAGCTGTAGATTCTGCTAAACAAAATGTAGGATTTAATAAATTAAATAATATTGAAATATTACATGGTAACTTAATGGAAGTAGTTAAAGGAAAAGCTGATATAGTAATTGCCAATATAATAGCAGATATTATATTGTTCCTTACTAAGGATGTTAAAAACTTTATAAAAGAAGATGGTTATTTTATATCATCAGGAATAATATTAGATAGAAAAGATGACGTAGTTAAATGTTTAGAAGAAAATGGCTTCACCATTGAAGAATTAAATATAGATGGTGAGTGGTGCTGTATAGTAGCTAAAGAAGGGAAGAATTAG
- a CDS encoding 16S rRNA (uracil(1498)-N(3))-methyltransferase: MHKFFVSNENIVDEWVNIIGDDVKHIYKVLRLNIGDKICINNCSGQEYLAEIKEIDKKEVKAQILKKMDTDNESSINVTIYQGLPKASKMDLIVQKNTELGVKEITPVITERVVVKGELKEYKKVDRWNRIALEACKQSKRSYIPKINNPLEFHEMLKELSNFQLIVVPYENKEEYGIKKLIQDIKNLQIKDVAIVIGPEGGFEEEEIVKLQEKGAYIITLGPRILRTETAGFTCLSLIMYELGDLGGNM; encoded by the coding sequence TTGCATAAGTTTTTTGTATCTAATGAAAATATTGTAGATGAATGGGTTAATATAATTGGTGATGATGTAAAACATATATATAAAGTTTTAAGATTAAATATTGGTGATAAAATTTGTATAAATAATTGCTCCGGACAGGAATACTTAGCTGAGATAAAAGAAATAGATAAAAAAGAAGTAAAAGCTCAAATATTGAAAAAAATGGACACTGACAATGAGAGTTCTATAAATGTCACTATATATCAAGGACTTCCTAAGGCATCAAAAATGGATTTGATAGTTCAAAAGAATACGGAACTGGGAGTTAAAGAAATAACCCCTGTTATTACAGAGAGAGTAGTAGTTAAGGGTGAATTAAAAGAATATAAAAAAGTTGACAGATGGAATAGAATTGCCCTAGAAGCTTGTAAACAAAGCAAAAGAAGCTATATTCCAAAGATAAATAACCCTTTGGAGTTTCATGAAATGTTAAAGGAGTTGTCTAATTTTCAACTGATAGTGGTGCCATATGAGAATAAGGAAGAATATGGCATAAAGAAATTAATTCAGGATATAAAAAATCTGCAAATTAAAGATGTTGCTATTGTTATAGGACCAGAAGGTGGATTTGAAGAGGAAGAAATAGTTAAGCTGCAGGAAAAGGGAGCTTATATAATTACTTTAGGTCCTAGGATTCTAAGGACAGAGACTGCAGGATTTACTTGTTTGAGCTTAATAATGTATGAATTAGGAGATTTAGGAGGAAATATGTAA
- the mtaB gene encoding tRNA (N(6)-L-threonylcarbamoyladenosine(37)-C(2))-methylthiotransferase MtaB, which produces MKVAFATLGCRVNLYETEAMMEKFIKEGYEVVEFEDFADVYVINTCTVTNTGDKKSRQMIRRAKKKNEESIVAVVGCYAQIAPEEISSIQGVDVILGTRNKGEIIYWVNRVKEEKEQMIVVKDVLKNNSFEDLNIQEYQDKTRAFLKIQDGCNRFCSYCLIPFARGAVCSKKPERVLEEVKKLSEHGFKEIILSGIHIASYGNDLEGNWDLTRILEEINKVHGIQRIRIGSIDPTFFTEEVIKKAASIEKLCPHFHLSLQSGCDETLKRMNRRYTAKEYEEAVDNLRKYIKDVSITTDVIVGFPGETEEEFSDTYNFLKHIELSKMHIFKYSPRKGTKAAQMPDQVDGNIKEERSSKLISLDKELENKFISRFIGREMNVLFEQNVHGNDNLYEGYTENYIKVLMESEEDIKGKIVRVTINSAEGEHALGKEIKPKE; this is translated from the coding sequence ATGAAGGTTGCTTTTGCTACTTTAGGCTGTAGAGTAAATCTATATGAGACAGAAGCTATGATGGAAAAATTTATAAAAGAAGGATATGAAGTAGTGGAATTTGAAGACTTCGCAGATGTATATGTAATAAACACATGTACTGTTACTAATACTGGAGATAAAAAGTCAAGACAAATGATAAGAAGGGCTAAAAAGAAAAATGAAGAATCTATAGTAGCAGTTGTGGGGTGTTACGCTCAAATTGCACCAGAAGAGATTTCTAGCATACAAGGGGTAGATGTGATTCTAGGAACTAGAAATAAGGGAGAAATAATTTACTGGGTAAATAGAGTTAAAGAAGAAAAAGAGCAAATGATAGTGGTGAAGGATGTATTAAAAAACAATAGTTTTGAAGATTTAAATATACAAGAATATCAAGATAAAACTAGAGCTTTTCTTAAAATTCAGGATGGCTGCAATAGATTTTGTTCCTATTGCTTAATACCTTTTGCTAGAGGAGCTGTATGTAGTAAAAAACCAGAGAGAGTTTTAGAAGAAGTTAAAAAACTTTCAGAGCATGGTTTTAAAGAAATAATATTATCAGGAATTCATATAGCATCTTATGGAAATGATTTGGAAGGCAATTGGGATTTGACAAGGATATTGGAAGAAATAAACAAGGTGCATGGAATACAAAGAATAAGAATAGGCTCTATAGACCCTACGTTCTTCACAGAAGAAGTTATAAAAAAAGCAGCATCTATAGAAAAGTTATGTCCACATTTTCATTTATCACTTCAAAGTGGATGTGATGAGACTTTAAAAAGAATGAACAGGAGATATACTGCAAAAGAGTATGAAGAAGCTGTTGATAATTTAAGGAAGTATATAAAAGATGTATCTATAACTACGGATGTTATAGTGGGATTCCCAGGAGAAACTGAAGAGGAATTTAGTGACACATATAATTTCTTAAAACATATAGAATTATCAAAGATGCATATATTCAAGTATAGTCCAAGAAAGGGAACTAAAGCTGCTCAAATGCCAGATCAAGTAGATGGAAATATAAAAGAAGAAAGAAGTAGTAAGTTAATTTCTCTAGACAAGGAATTAGAAAATAAATTTATAAGTAGATTCATAGGAAGAGAAATGAATGTTTTGTTTGAACAAAATGTACATGGAAATGATAATTTATATGAAGGATACACAGAAAATTATATAAAAGTATTGATGGAATCAGAAGAAGATATAAAGGGTAAAATAGTAAGAGTAACAATAAATTCAGCAGAAGGAGAACACGCATTAGGTAAGGAGATTAAGCCTAAGGAATAG